In Aegilops tauschii subsp. strangulata cultivar AL8/78 chromosome 3, Aet v6.0, whole genome shotgun sequence, one genomic interval encodes:
- the LOC109740137 gene encoding homeobox-leucine zipper protein HOX3 produces the protein MGATSPSGLELTMAVPGLSSSSGSEGFVCNNIINNNGGGSMRDLDMNQPASGGEEEDFLMGGLEEDEEERGAGGPHRPKKLRLSKEQSRLLEESFRLNHTLSPKQKEALAIKLKLRPRQVEVWFQNRRARTKLKHTEMECEYLKRCFGSLTEENRRLQREVEELRAMRMAPPTVLSPHTRQPLPASALTMCPRCERVTAATGPRITRPAASPFHPRRPSAAF, from the exons ATGGGGGCCACTTCTCCTTCAGGCCTGGAGCTCACCATGGCTGTCCCCGGCCTCAGCTCCTCTTCTGGCTCAG AGGGGTTTGTTTGCAACAACATCATCAACAACAACGGTGGCGGGAGCATGAGGGACCTGGACATGAACcagccggcgagcggcggcgaggaggaggattTCCTGATGGGCGGCCtggaagaggacgaggaggagaggGGCGCCGGTGGACCGCACCGCCCAAAGAAGCTCCGCCTCTCCAAGGAGCAGTCCCGCCTCCTCGAGGAGAGCTTCCGCCTCAACCACACCCTCTCACCG AAGCAAAAGGAGGCCTTGGCGATCAAACTGAAGCTGCGGCCCAGGCAGGTGGAGGTCTGGTTTCAGAACCGCAGGGCAAG GACTAAGCTGAAGCACACGGAGATGGAGTGCGAGTACCTGAAACGCTGCTTCGGCTCGTTGACGGAGGAGAACCGCCGCCTGCAGCGGGAGGTGGAGGAGCTGAGGGCGATGCGCATGGCGCCGCCCACGGTGCTCTCGCCGCACACACGCCAGCCACTCCCGGCGTCCGCGCTCACCATGTGCCCCCGCTGCGAGCGCGTCACCGCTGCCACCGGCCCGCGGATCACCCGCCCGGCCGCCTCGCCGTTCCACCCTCGCCGCCCCTCAGCGGCGTTTTAG